A single region of the Mustela lutreola isolate mMusLut2 chromosome 2, mMusLut2.pri, whole genome shotgun sequence genome encodes:
- the MIER2 gene encoding mesoderm induction early response protein 2 isoform X5, which translates to MAEASSLERQSPGVASCLAHSLCPGEPSLQTAAVVSMGSADHQFNLVEILSQNYGLQEPCEPAAGDPEKPEGELEKDFIAQSSDMPLDELLALYGYEASDPVSEQESEGSDTTARLPDMTLDKEQIAKDLLSGEEEEETQSLADDLTPSVTSHEASDLFPSQSGSCFLGNADEERGSPTSSDTEEDALPANKCKKEIMVGPQFQADLSGLQLDRHGEKFYENDDQLLWDPNVLPEREVEEFLYRAVKRRWHEMAGSQRPEGEAVKDSEQALYELVKCNFNAEEALRRLRFNVKVFRDGLCAWGEEECRNFEHGFRVHGKNFHLIQANKVRTRSVGECVEYYYLWKKSERYDYFSQQTRLGRRKYGPSGATDAEQDLDSSDPDGTGRPRSSPPLPPAADGLGSEQDPLARMHTELLGVDSVASSVGEPGESSDSLPPSDPGPCPFQQQQLDAPPAVPLPRRPPGLVEPAFCPPATAPPEAGSSPRLAVDLALPGALPEELPLLASRVDVNGEAEEVVAPAQVALSVTEFGLIGIGDVNPFLAAHPACPGPGLHSDPLSHCNVMTC; encoded by the exons ATGGCGGAG GCCTCCTCACTGGAAAGGCAGAGCCCTGGTGTGGCGTCCTGCCTCGCTCACAGCCTGTGCCCCGGGGAGCCCAGCCTGCAGACAGCGGCAG TGGTGTCCATGGGCTCTGCGGACCATCAGTTCAACCTCGTGGAGATCCTGTCCCAGAACTACGGCCTCCAGGAGCCGTGCGAGCCGGCCGCAGGAGACCCCGAGAAGCctgaaggggagctggagaaggacTTCATAGCCCAG AGCAGTGACATGCCCCTGGATGAGCTGCTCGCCCTCTACGGCTACGAGGCCTCAGACCCCGTCTCCGAGCAGGAGAGCGAGGGTAGCGACACCACCGCCCGTCTCCCAGACATGACCCTGGACAAG GAACAGATAGCGAAGGATTTGCTTTcgggggaagaagaggaagagacacagtCGTTAGCCGATGACCTGACCCCGTCTGTGACCTCCCATGAGGCGTCCGACCTTTTTCCCAGCCAGAGTGGAT cctgcttcctgggCAATGCAGACGAAGAGCGTGGCTCGCCCACGTCGTCCGACACGGAGGAGGACGCCCTTCCTGCCAACAAATGTAAGAAG GAGATCATGGTTGGGCCTCAGTTCCAAGCCGACCTCAGCGGCCTGCAGTTGGACCGCCATGGTGAGAAAT TCTATGAGAATGATGACCAGCTTCTCTGGGACCCCAACGTCCTTCCCGAGAGGGAGGTGGAGGAGTTCCTGTACCGGGCCGTGAAGCGGAGGTGGCACGAGATGGCGGGGTCGCAGCGCCCGGAGGGAGAGGCTGTGAAGGACAGCGAGCAG GCGCTCTATGAGCTGGTGAAATGCAATTTCAACGCAGAGGAGGCCCTGCGGAGGCTGCGGTTCAACGTGAAGGTGTTCCGAG aTGGGCTCTGTGCGTGGGGCGAAGAGGAGTGCAGGAACTTCGAGCACGGCTTCCGAGTGCACGGGAAGAACTTCCACCTGATCCAGGCCAACAAG GTGCGCACACGGTCCGTGGGGGAGTGTGTGGAGTACTACTACCTGTGGAAGAAGTCGGAGCGCTACGACTACTTCTCGCAGCAGACGCGGCTGGGCCGGAGGAAATACGGCCCGTCGGGAGCCAC GGACGCAGAGCAGGACCTGGACAGCAGTGACCCTGATGGCACTGGCCGCCCCCGCTCCTcgccacccctgccccctgcagctGACGGCCTGGGCTCCGAGCAGGACCCCTTGGCACGGATGCACACAG AGCTGCTCGGTGTGGACAGCGTGGCCAGCAGCGTCGGTGAACCTGGGGAGAGTTCCGACAGCCTTCCGCCCTCGGATCCGGGGCCTTGTccgttccagcagcagcagctggatgCGCCCCCAGCCGTGCCCCTGCCCAGGCGGCCCCCCGGCCTGGTGGAGCCGGCCTTCTGCCCCCCGGCCACAGCGCCTCCGGAGGCCGGCAGCAGCCCGAGACTGGCTGTGGACTTGGCCCTGCCTGGGGCCCTCCCTGAGGAGCTGCCCCTCCTCGCCAGCCGCGTGGATGTGAACGGAGAGGCCGAGGAGGTCGTCGCTCCCGCCCAGGTGGCCTTGTCTGTCACCGAGTTTGGACTCATCGGCATTGGGGACGTGAATCCCTTCCTGGCCGCCCACCCAGCGTGCCCAGGCCCTGGGCTGCACTCGGATCCCCTGTCACA CTGTAACGTGATGACCTGTTGA
- the MIER2 gene encoding mesoderm induction early response protein 2 isoform X3, which yields MGSADHQFNLVEILSQNYGLQEPCEPAAGDPEKPEGELEKDFIAQSSDMPLDELLALYGYEASDPVSEQESEGSDTTARLPDMTLDKEQIAKDLLSGEEEEETQSLADDLTPSVTSHEASDLFPSQSGSCFLGNADEERGSPTSSDTEEDALPANKCKKEIMVGPQFQADLSGLQLDRHGEKFYENDDQLLWDPNVLPEREVEEFLYRAVKRRWHEMAGSQRPEGEAVKDSEQALYELVKCNFNAEEALRRLRFNVKVFRDGLCAWGEEECRNFEHGFRVHGKNFHLIQANKVRTRSVGECVEYYYLWKKSERYDYFSQQTRLGRRKYGPSGATDAEQDLDSSDPDGTGRPRSSPPLPPAADGLGSEQDPLARMHTELLGVDSVASSVGEPGESSDSLPPSDPGPCPFQQQQLDAPPAVPLPRRPPGLVEPAFCPPATAPPEAGSSPRLAVDLALPGALPEELPLLASRVDVNGEAEEVVAPAQVALSVTEFGLIGIGDVNPFLAAHPACPGPGLHSDPLSHCNVMTC from the exons ATGGGCTCTGCGGACCATCAGTTCAACCTCGTGGAGATCCTGTCCCAGAACTACGGCCTCCAGGAGCCGTGCGAGCCGGCCGCAGGAGACCCCGAGAAGCctgaaggggagctggagaaggacTTCATAGCCCAG AGCAGTGACATGCCCCTGGATGAGCTGCTCGCCCTCTACGGCTACGAGGCCTCAGACCCCGTCTCCGAGCAGGAGAGCGAGGGTAGCGACACCACCGCCCGTCTCCCAGACATGACCCTGGACAAG GAACAGATAGCGAAGGATTTGCTTTcgggggaagaagaggaagagacacagtCGTTAGCCGATGACCTGACCCCGTCTGTGACCTCCCATGAGGCGTCCGACCTTTTTCCCAGCCAGAGTGGAT cctgcttcctgggCAATGCAGACGAAGAGCGTGGCTCGCCCACGTCGTCCGACACGGAGGAGGACGCCCTTCCTGCCAACAAATGTAAGAAG GAGATCATGGTTGGGCCTCAGTTCCAAGCCGACCTCAGCGGCCTGCAGTTGGACCGCCATGGTGAGAAAT TCTATGAGAATGATGACCAGCTTCTCTGGGACCCCAACGTCCTTCCCGAGAGGGAGGTGGAGGAGTTCCTGTACCGGGCCGTGAAGCGGAGGTGGCACGAGATGGCGGGGTCGCAGCGCCCGGAGGGAGAGGCTGTGAAGGACAGCGAGCAG GCGCTCTATGAGCTGGTGAAATGCAATTTCAACGCAGAGGAGGCCCTGCGGAGGCTGCGGTTCAACGTGAAGGTGTTCCGAG aTGGGCTCTGTGCGTGGGGCGAAGAGGAGTGCAGGAACTTCGAGCACGGCTTCCGAGTGCACGGGAAGAACTTCCACCTGATCCAGGCCAACAAG GTGCGCACACGGTCCGTGGGGGAGTGTGTGGAGTACTACTACCTGTGGAAGAAGTCGGAGCGCTACGACTACTTCTCGCAGCAGACGCGGCTGGGCCGGAGGAAATACGGCCCGTCGGGAGCCAC GGACGCAGAGCAGGACCTGGACAGCAGTGACCCTGATGGCACTGGCCGCCCCCGCTCCTcgccacccctgccccctgcagctGACGGCCTGGGCTCCGAGCAGGACCCCTTGGCACGGATGCACACAG AGCTGCTCGGTGTGGACAGCGTGGCCAGCAGCGTCGGTGAACCTGGGGAGAGTTCCGACAGCCTTCCGCCCTCGGATCCGGGGCCTTGTccgttccagcagcagcagctggatgCGCCCCCAGCCGTGCCCCTGCCCAGGCGGCCCCCCGGCCTGGTGGAGCCGGCCTTCTGCCCCCCGGCCACAGCGCCTCCGGAGGCCGGCAGCAGCCCGAGACTGGCTGTGGACTTGGCCCTGCCTGGGGCCCTCCCTGAGGAGCTGCCCCTCCTCGCCAGCCGCGTGGATGTGAACGGAGAGGCCGAGGAGGTCGTCGCTCCCGCCCAGGTGGCCTTGTCTGTCACCGAGTTTGGACTCATCGGCATTGGGGACGTGAATCCCTTCCTGGCCGCCCACCCAGCGTGCCCAGGCCCTGGGCTGCACTCGGATCCCCTGTCACA CTGTAACGTGATGACCTGTTGA
- the MIER2 gene encoding mesoderm induction early response protein 2 isoform X2 translates to MGSRIGGSRWKARLGSRVCLCRSWVHRGLPCVQCQQARGPPVVPAPCVTDVPHGAVLSPCRDSVGSDPASSLERQSPGVASCLAHSLCPGEPSLQTAAVVSMGSADHQFNLVEILSQNYGLQEPCEPAAGDPEKPEGELEKDFIAQSSDMPLDELLALYGYEASDPVSEQESEGSDTTARLPDMTLDKEQIAKDLLSGEEEEETQSLADDLTPSVTSHEASDLFPSQSGSCFLGNADEERGSPTSSDTEEDALPANKCKKEIMVGPQFQADLSGLQLDRHGEKFYENDDQLLWDPNVLPEREVEEFLYRAVKRRWHEMAGSQRPEGEAVKDSEQALYELVKCNFNAEEALRRLRFNVKVFRDGLCAWGEEECRNFEHGFRVHGKNFHLIQANKVRTRSVGECVEYYYLWKKSERYDYFSQQTRLGRRKYGPSGATDAEQDLDSSDPDGTGRPRSSPPLPPAADGLGSEQDPLARMHTELLGVDSVASSVGEPGESSDSLPPSDPGPCPFQQQQLDAPPAVPLPRRPPGLVEPAFCPPATAPPEAGSSPRLAVDLALPGALPEELPLLASRVDVNGEAEEVVAPAQVALSVTEFGLIGIGDVNPFLAAHPACPGPGLHSDPLSHCNVMTC, encoded by the exons ATGGGAAGCCGGATAGGCGGGAGCCGGTGGAAGGCCAGGCTGGGCAGTCGGGTGTGTCTGTGCAG GTCTTGGGTCCATCGTGGGCTCCCTTGTGTGCAGTGCCAGCAAGCACGTGGCCCTCCTGTCGTCCCGGCACCGTGTGTCACAGACGTTCCCCACGGAGCCGTTCTGTCCCCTTGTCGAGATTCAGTCGGAAGTGACCCG GCCTCCTCACTGGAAAGGCAGAGCCCTGGTGTGGCGTCCTGCCTCGCTCACAGCCTGTGCCCCGGGGAGCCCAGCCTGCAGACAGCGGCAG TGGTGTCCATGGGCTCTGCGGACCATCAGTTCAACCTCGTGGAGATCCTGTCCCAGAACTACGGCCTCCAGGAGCCGTGCGAGCCGGCCGCAGGAGACCCCGAGAAGCctgaaggggagctggagaaggacTTCATAGCCCAG AGCAGTGACATGCCCCTGGATGAGCTGCTCGCCCTCTACGGCTACGAGGCCTCAGACCCCGTCTCCGAGCAGGAGAGCGAGGGTAGCGACACCACCGCCCGTCTCCCAGACATGACCCTGGACAAG GAACAGATAGCGAAGGATTTGCTTTcgggggaagaagaggaagagacacagtCGTTAGCCGATGACCTGACCCCGTCTGTGACCTCCCATGAGGCGTCCGACCTTTTTCCCAGCCAGAGTGGAT cctgcttcctgggCAATGCAGACGAAGAGCGTGGCTCGCCCACGTCGTCCGACACGGAGGAGGACGCCCTTCCTGCCAACAAATGTAAGAAG GAGATCATGGTTGGGCCTCAGTTCCAAGCCGACCTCAGCGGCCTGCAGTTGGACCGCCATGGTGAGAAAT TCTATGAGAATGATGACCAGCTTCTCTGGGACCCCAACGTCCTTCCCGAGAGGGAGGTGGAGGAGTTCCTGTACCGGGCCGTGAAGCGGAGGTGGCACGAGATGGCGGGGTCGCAGCGCCCGGAGGGAGAGGCTGTGAAGGACAGCGAGCAG GCGCTCTATGAGCTGGTGAAATGCAATTTCAACGCAGAGGAGGCCCTGCGGAGGCTGCGGTTCAACGTGAAGGTGTTCCGAG aTGGGCTCTGTGCGTGGGGCGAAGAGGAGTGCAGGAACTTCGAGCACGGCTTCCGAGTGCACGGGAAGAACTTCCACCTGATCCAGGCCAACAAG GTGCGCACACGGTCCGTGGGGGAGTGTGTGGAGTACTACTACCTGTGGAAGAAGTCGGAGCGCTACGACTACTTCTCGCAGCAGACGCGGCTGGGCCGGAGGAAATACGGCCCGTCGGGAGCCAC GGACGCAGAGCAGGACCTGGACAGCAGTGACCCTGATGGCACTGGCCGCCCCCGCTCCTcgccacccctgccccctgcagctGACGGCCTGGGCTCCGAGCAGGACCCCTTGGCACGGATGCACACAG AGCTGCTCGGTGTGGACAGCGTGGCCAGCAGCGTCGGTGAACCTGGGGAGAGTTCCGACAGCCTTCCGCCCTCGGATCCGGGGCCTTGTccgttccagcagcagcagctggatgCGCCCCCAGCCGTGCCCCTGCCCAGGCGGCCCCCCGGCCTGGTGGAGCCGGCCTTCTGCCCCCCGGCCACAGCGCCTCCGGAGGCCGGCAGCAGCCCGAGACTGGCTGTGGACTTGGCCCTGCCTGGGGCCCTCCCTGAGGAGCTGCCCCTCCTCGCCAGCCGCGTGGATGTGAACGGAGAGGCCGAGGAGGTCGTCGCTCCCGCCCAGGTGGCCTTGTCTGTCACCGAGTTTGGACTCATCGGCATTGGGGACGTGAATCCCTTCCTGGCCGCCCACCCAGCGTGCCCAGGCCCTGGGCTGCACTCGGATCCCCTGTCACA CTGTAACGTGATGACCTGTTGA
- the MIER2 gene encoding mesoderm induction early response protein 2 isoform X4: protein MTQKDSECVWAPGHGKPDRREPVEGQAGQSGVSVQASSLERQSPGVASCLAHSLCPGEPSLQTAAVVSMGSADHQFNLVEILSQNYGLQEPCEPAAGDPEKPEGELEKDFIAQSSDMPLDELLALYGYEASDPVSEQESEGSDTTARLPDMTLDKEQIAKDLLSGEEEEETQSLADDLTPSVTSHEASDLFPSQSGSCFLGNADEERGSPTSSDTEEDALPANKCKKEIMVGPQFQADLSGLQLDRHGEKFYENDDQLLWDPNVLPEREVEEFLYRAVKRRWHEMAGSQRPEGEAVKDSEQALYELVKCNFNAEEALRRLRFNVKVFRDGLCAWGEEECRNFEHGFRVHGKNFHLIQANKVRTRSVGECVEYYYLWKKSERYDYFSQQTRLGRRKYGPSGATDAEQDLDSSDPDGTGRPRSSPPLPPAADGLGSEQDPLARMHTELLGVDSVASSVGEPGESSDSLPPSDPGPCPFQQQQLDAPPAVPLPRRPPGLVEPAFCPPATAPPEAGSSPRLAVDLALPGALPEELPLLASRVDVNGEAEEVVAPAQVALSVTEFGLIGIGDVNPFLAAHPACPGPGLHSDPLSHCNVMTC, encoded by the exons ATGACGCAGAAGGACTCGGAGTGTGTCTGGGCCCCAGGTCATGGGAAGCCGGATAGGCGGGAGCCGGTGGAAGGCCAGGCTGGGCAGTCGGGTGTGTCTGTGCAG GCCTCCTCACTGGAAAGGCAGAGCCCTGGTGTGGCGTCCTGCCTCGCTCACAGCCTGTGCCCCGGGGAGCCCAGCCTGCAGACAGCGGCAG TGGTGTCCATGGGCTCTGCGGACCATCAGTTCAACCTCGTGGAGATCCTGTCCCAGAACTACGGCCTCCAGGAGCCGTGCGAGCCGGCCGCAGGAGACCCCGAGAAGCctgaaggggagctggagaaggacTTCATAGCCCAG AGCAGTGACATGCCCCTGGATGAGCTGCTCGCCCTCTACGGCTACGAGGCCTCAGACCCCGTCTCCGAGCAGGAGAGCGAGGGTAGCGACACCACCGCCCGTCTCCCAGACATGACCCTGGACAAG GAACAGATAGCGAAGGATTTGCTTTcgggggaagaagaggaagagacacagtCGTTAGCCGATGACCTGACCCCGTCTGTGACCTCCCATGAGGCGTCCGACCTTTTTCCCAGCCAGAGTGGAT cctgcttcctgggCAATGCAGACGAAGAGCGTGGCTCGCCCACGTCGTCCGACACGGAGGAGGACGCCCTTCCTGCCAACAAATGTAAGAAG GAGATCATGGTTGGGCCTCAGTTCCAAGCCGACCTCAGCGGCCTGCAGTTGGACCGCCATGGTGAGAAAT TCTATGAGAATGATGACCAGCTTCTCTGGGACCCCAACGTCCTTCCCGAGAGGGAGGTGGAGGAGTTCCTGTACCGGGCCGTGAAGCGGAGGTGGCACGAGATGGCGGGGTCGCAGCGCCCGGAGGGAGAGGCTGTGAAGGACAGCGAGCAG GCGCTCTATGAGCTGGTGAAATGCAATTTCAACGCAGAGGAGGCCCTGCGGAGGCTGCGGTTCAACGTGAAGGTGTTCCGAG aTGGGCTCTGTGCGTGGGGCGAAGAGGAGTGCAGGAACTTCGAGCACGGCTTCCGAGTGCACGGGAAGAACTTCCACCTGATCCAGGCCAACAAG GTGCGCACACGGTCCGTGGGGGAGTGTGTGGAGTACTACTACCTGTGGAAGAAGTCGGAGCGCTACGACTACTTCTCGCAGCAGACGCGGCTGGGCCGGAGGAAATACGGCCCGTCGGGAGCCAC GGACGCAGAGCAGGACCTGGACAGCAGTGACCCTGATGGCACTGGCCGCCCCCGCTCCTcgccacccctgccccctgcagctGACGGCCTGGGCTCCGAGCAGGACCCCTTGGCACGGATGCACACAG AGCTGCTCGGTGTGGACAGCGTGGCCAGCAGCGTCGGTGAACCTGGGGAGAGTTCCGACAGCCTTCCGCCCTCGGATCCGGGGCCTTGTccgttccagcagcagcagctggatgCGCCCCCAGCCGTGCCCCTGCCCAGGCGGCCCCCCGGCCTGGTGGAGCCGGCCTTCTGCCCCCCGGCCACAGCGCCTCCGGAGGCCGGCAGCAGCCCGAGACTGGCTGTGGACTTGGCCCTGCCTGGGGCCCTCCCTGAGGAGCTGCCCCTCCTCGCCAGCCGCGTGGATGTGAACGGAGAGGCCGAGGAGGTCGTCGCTCCCGCCCAGGTGGCCTTGTCTGTCACCGAGTTTGGACTCATCGGCATTGGGGACGTGAATCCCTTCCTGGCCGCCCACCCAGCGTGCCCAGGCCCTGGGCTGCACTCGGATCCCCTGTCACA CTGTAACGTGATGACCTGTTGA
- the MIER2 gene encoding mesoderm induction early response protein 2 isoform X1 yields MGSADHQFNLVEILSQNYGLQEPCEPAAGDPEKPEGELEKDFIAQSSDMPLDELLALYGYEASDPVSEQESEGSDTTARLPDMTLDKEQIAKDLLSGEEEEETQSLADDLTPSVTSHEASDLFPSQSGSCFLGNADEERGSPTSSDTEEDALPANKCKKEIMVGPQFQADLSGLQLDRHGEKFYENDDQLLWDPNVLPEREVEEFLYRAVKRRWHEMAGSQRPEGEAVKDSEQALYELVKCNFNAEEALRRLRFNVKVFRDGLCAWGEEECRNFEHGFRVHGKNFHLIQANKVRTRSVGECVEYYYLWKKSERYDYFSQQTRLGRRKYGPSGATDAEQDLDSSDPDGTGRPRSSPPLPPAADGLGSEQDPLARMHTELLGVDSVASSVGEPGESSDSLPPSDPGPCPFQQQQLDAPPAVPLPRRPPGLVEPAFCPPATAPPEAGSSPRLAVDLALPGALPEELPLLASRVDVNGEAEEVVAPAQVALSVTEFGLIGIGDVNPFLAAHPACPGPGLHSDPLSQ; encoded by the exons ATGGGCTCTGCGGACCATCAGTTCAACCTCGTGGAGATCCTGTCCCAGAACTACGGCCTCCAGGAGCCGTGCGAGCCGGCCGCAGGAGACCCCGAGAAGCctgaaggggagctggagaaggacTTCATAGCCCAG AGCAGTGACATGCCCCTGGATGAGCTGCTCGCCCTCTACGGCTACGAGGCCTCAGACCCCGTCTCCGAGCAGGAGAGCGAGGGTAGCGACACCACCGCCCGTCTCCCAGACATGACCCTGGACAAG GAACAGATAGCGAAGGATTTGCTTTcgggggaagaagaggaagagacacagtCGTTAGCCGATGACCTGACCCCGTCTGTGACCTCCCATGAGGCGTCCGACCTTTTTCCCAGCCAGAGTGGAT cctgcttcctgggCAATGCAGACGAAGAGCGTGGCTCGCCCACGTCGTCCGACACGGAGGAGGACGCCCTTCCTGCCAACAAATGTAAGAAG GAGATCATGGTTGGGCCTCAGTTCCAAGCCGACCTCAGCGGCCTGCAGTTGGACCGCCATGGTGAGAAAT TCTATGAGAATGATGACCAGCTTCTCTGGGACCCCAACGTCCTTCCCGAGAGGGAGGTGGAGGAGTTCCTGTACCGGGCCGTGAAGCGGAGGTGGCACGAGATGGCGGGGTCGCAGCGCCCGGAGGGAGAGGCTGTGAAGGACAGCGAGCAG GCGCTCTATGAGCTGGTGAAATGCAATTTCAACGCAGAGGAGGCCCTGCGGAGGCTGCGGTTCAACGTGAAGGTGTTCCGAG aTGGGCTCTGTGCGTGGGGCGAAGAGGAGTGCAGGAACTTCGAGCACGGCTTCCGAGTGCACGGGAAGAACTTCCACCTGATCCAGGCCAACAAG GTGCGCACACGGTCCGTGGGGGAGTGTGTGGAGTACTACTACCTGTGGAAGAAGTCGGAGCGCTACGACTACTTCTCGCAGCAGACGCGGCTGGGCCGGAGGAAATACGGCCCGTCGGGAGCCAC GGACGCAGAGCAGGACCTGGACAGCAGTGACCCTGATGGCACTGGCCGCCCCCGCTCCTcgccacccctgccccctgcagctGACGGCCTGGGCTCCGAGCAGGACCCCTTGGCACGGATGCACACAG AGCTGCTCGGTGTGGACAGCGTGGCCAGCAGCGTCGGTGAACCTGGGGAGAGTTCCGACAGCCTTCCGCCCTCGGATCCGGGGCCTTGTccgttccagcagcagcagctggatgCGCCCCCAGCCGTGCCCCTGCCCAGGCGGCCCCCCGGCCTGGTGGAGCCGGCCTTCTGCCCCCCGGCCACAGCGCCTCCGGAGGCCGGCAGCAGCCCGAGACTGGCTGTGGACTTGGCCCTGCCTGGGGCCCTCCCTGAGGAGCTGCCCCTCCTCGCCAGCCGCGTGGATGTGAACGGAGAGGCCGAGGAGGTCGTCGCTCCCGCCCAGGTGGCCTTGTCTGTCACCGAGTTTGGACTCATCGGCATTGGGGACGTGAATCCCTTCCTGGCCGCCCACCCAGCGTGCCCAGGCCCTGGGCTGCACTCGGATCCCCTGTCACA GTAA